ATTTAGAAATATTAATCACCATATCTACTTCTGCTGCTCCCTTTTGAATAGCATCCCTTGTTTCGAAAGCCTTCGTTTCTGGAGTGCTAGCTCCTAAAGGAAATCCTATAACTGTGCATACAGCTACATTACTTTCACTTAGCTCTTTTGCCGCTATCTCGACAAATCCAGGATTTATGCACACTGAAAAAAAGTCATACTCTTTTGCTTCATTGCAAAGCTTAATAACTTCGTTTTCCGTTGCATCAGCTTTTAAAAGTGTGTGATCAATATATCTAGAAAGATTTTTCATTTATGTTTTGCCTCCAAATTATCCAATCTTAATAAGTTCTACTAAATCTCCATTTGCTACTCCTGCAGCATTTCCCTCTTCAAGGTCTACGTGCATTTCAAGTGCGTAGCTTGGATTTGCTCTTACAAGTACGTTCTTGAATACAACTGCTCTTTCTCCACCAGTTTCAACATCTACAATATCCATATCCTTTACGCCGAATTTTTCAGCATCTTCCATATTCATATGTATATGTCTAGAAGCAACAATTATTCCTTTTTCTAGCTCAACTTCTCCAGCTGGTCCTACAAGCTTTGCACCAGGGCTGTTATCTATATCTCCAGAGTCTCTTACAGGAGCCTTTACTCCAAGTGCTCTAGCATCAGCAAGTGATACCTCTACTTGAGTTTGCTTTCTAGCTGGTCCAAGTACTCTAACTCCTTTTAGTGTTCCTTTTGGTCCTACTAAATCAACCTTTTCCTCACAAGCATATTGTCCTGGCTGAGATAAATCTTTAGATGGAGTAAGTTCATAACCGCTTCCAAATAGAATTTCTATGTGCTCTTGGCTTAAATGAAGATGTCTATTAGATAGTGCTATTGGTAATTTCATCAAATGCCCTCCTATAATATATAATTAGAATAAACCTATCAGCTTAATTATACTGTATATGGTTATAGTAAATCAAATCTTATTTATTTTATTTTGCTACAAGTTAGAATTATCAATAAAATAATTTTTTAACACATAGATGCTTTCATATTTTTTATAAGTTCCTCAATTTCATTTTCATAGTTTTTCAAAAAATCTTCTCTATCCCACACTGGAGAATTATCAATATCAGAAATTTGAAGATGATTTAAAAGCTTGGTGTTTATACATCTAAAATAAAACTCCATTATGGTTTTATTCCCTACAAATTGTGTCTCGTAGGGTTTTGCTCCACCAAGAGAAACAAGTAATCCAAATCTTTTTTTGTACCTGTCTATAGACGGCTCATTAAGAATATATTTGCTTGCATAAAAAGCCTGAGTTCTATCTACAAAAGCTTTTAATTTTGCTGGCACCCCATCAAAAAAAACCGGAGACAAGACTATAGTCCCACAAGATTTGTTAATCTTTTCATAAAGTGGTGTCATGTCATCCTTCATAAAGCACTTTCCTGTTTTATCACAGTATCCGCAAGCAATACAAGGCTCAAAGTCCAAAGTTCTAAGGTTAATATATGTAGGCTGTATGCCATGTCTATTTAAAATTTTAAGCGCTTCATCAGCCAAATATGAAGTGTTTCCTGATTTTCTAGGGCTTGCATTTATTATCATGATATCCATATTAATCACACTCTTTCATCTCACGCTTTACAATAACTAGCATAACATCGTCTTCCATATATTGAGTTCCTGTAAACCTATGCATTTCATCAGAAATCATATCGCATATTTCTTCACCAGTTTTATCTGAATTAGTAATTAAAAACTCAGCTAATCCTTCTGTTCCATACTCTAATTCATCAATATTTCCTGCCTCAATTATTCCATCAGTATAAAGTGCTATCATCTCTACATCCGAGATGTCATATGTATGCTGTTCATACTCAGCATCTTCCATAACCCCTAAAGGTATTCCTTCGTCTGTCTGCATAGCTGAATATTTCAAGTTTCCTGCTTCATCTCTAAAAAATGACAGTGGAAACAAATGTCCAGCATTTGAAGATATTGCTATGTTCTTATCAAAATCTAGATACATTATTCTAGCTGTTATAAATAAATTAAGTGCATCTAAATCATTATACAATATGCGATTCATTCTATTTAATATATTGCTTGGAGTCAGTTCCTCTGATAATAGTGTTTTAAGTACACCCTTCATCATAGCAACAAAATAGTTTGATAAGATGCCATGACCCATGACATCTGCAATGAACACTATCGCTCTGCTATCATCCATCCTAACTAATTTACAAAAATCTCCTCCAATTTATCTAGAGGGACTGTAATAGTAATCAATAGCTACGCATCCATCTAATCTCATGTGCTTATCGCTCATTATAAGCTCTTGTTGCTTACCTACAATCTCTAGGTCTCTTTCCATAAGCTTATTGTCAAAAATTCTTCTGCTATTAATATACATAATTAATGACAAAACTATTTGCGAAGCATAAATTGCTAGAATTTTTAAGTCGTCATTGTAGTATTTTTTGCTATTAATAGCAATTAGATGTCCAATTACTGCGTTTTCTTTTTTTAGAGGTTCAAAAATCAGCGACGTTATTCCCATGTCTACGATATGCTTTGGTAAATCTTTTTTGCTGAATAGCTTAACATCTCTTTGTTTATTTTCTTCATTAAAAACAAATTCGACTATATGAGAAAAATCCTCTATTTTTCCAAACTTAGCCATGGTATTGACTCTTATGTCATGGTCCTCTACTACAATAAGAGAGGCTTCACTATTGGTAAGCTTACATACTTGCTCGCTTATCATTGTAAAGAACGAATCTATTCCTTTGTTTTTATAAAGCTCATCAGTTGCTTTCGCTATAGAAGCTATAGCTTCTCTCAGCTTCTTTACAATTCTATCTATGTCTCCGTTATAGCGTGTAATTTCCATTGATAGTCCAAGCAAAAGTGCTACTGAATCAATAAAATCTACATCGGTTGATGAGAGCTCTTCACCCTCCTCTAAAAAACAAGTCATAAAGCCTACAACTGAGTTGCTCGATATAAGAGGAAACACAGCCCTTCCTATATAGCCTTCCTTATTCGCAATCTCAAGCTCTCCAGAGGCTCTTGGATCATCACTTAGCCTTTTAATATATATAGGTTTTTTAGTTTCTATTGCTTCTTTAATATATGGTGGATATATATCTATATGTATCTTAGGTCCTTGAGGCGTTTGGTCTTTTTCAAATAGCTTCGGTATATATTCTAAAGTATCTTTGCATACTAAATATGCATATTTATATTCGTACCTGTCGAATATATTTACGCAAGCTTTCTTTGGAGATATAACGTTTAGCATCTTATCTACAACTTTATCCTTGATACTATAAAAGCTTTTGGAAGATGTAACTAACTGCGAAATTTCTACTATGGTATTTAATTTTATACTTAAGTCATTTTCCCCCAAAATCTCTCCTCCTATCGATTCAGACATGGTAGCTCGAATTAAAATTGTCTCTTAGTCAACGCTTCTCCAGTGTAAGTTTGACACCCCTAAATAAAATAGTATGCTTAGAGCTGCAAAAATCATCCCAATATAAACAGTAAAACTCATAAAAAATCTTTCTGGCATTAAATTTATTATGATGCTCTCTGATGGATATAAAATCCAGTAATCATTATTAAAAAATATATGATGAAACTTTACAAATGCAGCGCTAAAATTCTTGCTTATAATCGTTGCCACGACAACAATTATCCCTATTACGCCTATATAACTAATTCGATATTTTTTTACAAAATCCTCTTCTCTAGATAATCTAGAAATTAGATAAGCTATAATAATAATATTAAATAGCCTAACAATTTTTCCAAGGTCAAAGAGGAATTTTACATCAATCATATGCACATGCTCTCTGTCTTTAAAAAACCCTCTTTGATTCATATCATTTATAATATCAGCTAAATACAATATAATATCGTCAGTAACCTGAGCTACTGGATAATCCTTCACATAAGCTACATCATATACTTTATTTGATTTATACTGACCTTCATATAGAGGTTTGAGCACGGATACTATTTCTATAGATGTAAATAAAAGTACAAAAATAATAGATAAAACTAAAACAATATAGTTTAATGTCTTCATGAATATCTCTTTTCATTATTTATAAAATTTTTCTATAGCTCTAATTAAAAATAAAAAACTCTTTCCAATAAATGAAAATTTGCTAATGTTCCCAAGAAATCTTGCTTTATTCACAATAAAAAATATTATTTTTTAATTAAATCTCAAATCTTCAAACAGTTTTAAATTTCTATATGTATATCTAAAGTTTTTTGTTTATCAATTGTTAGCTAACTCTATTTTATATCAATTGTTTAATTGTAACAATTATTGTTTTATTATTATTAAAATAATTTAAATTTATATCTATTGCAGAAAAAATTTTATTAATCTTCAACCGCTGCTATGTAAGGCAGATTTCTATACTGCTCTTTACAGTCTATTCCATATCCAACTATAAATTTATCTTCTATGCTGAATCCTACATAATCCGCTAAAACATCGCATTTTCTTCTTTGAGGTTTATCTAAAAGTGTACATATTTTAAGTGATTTTACATGTCTTGCCGCTAAGTATTCTCTTAAATAATTAAGAGTAAGTCCTGTATCTATAATATCCTCTACAATAAGCACATTCATCCCAGTTATATCCATATCTAAATCCTTTATTATTCTAACTATTCCAGAGCTTTCAGTAGACATTCCATAGCTTGATACCGCCATAAAATCAAGTGTTACAGGAAGATTTATTTCCCTGATTAAATCTGATACAAAAACGCAAGCTCCTTTTAGCACTCCTATAACAAAAAGTTCTTGACCTTCATAATCTTTTTCAATTTTGCTTGCTATTTCCTTTACCTTTAATTCAATTTCTTCCTTTGATATCATAACCTTTGAAACATTCATTATTAAAACCTCCAAAATTAGTATACTACTCTAATAAATAATTTAATTATAAGATAAAATATTGAAATTATAACTATTTCAATAACAAAGATTATCTATAATTCTCACTCAGCTTGACTTATCCATAAAAAAAGCTCTGTCACGTAGCATTATATTCTGCACGTGCAGAGCTTTGTAAATTAATTCTAGCACACATTAATATTTAATTTAAAGAGGTAATATTATATTTAACACTTTTATAATTTTTCTTTTCCCATTTCTTCAAAATTCATCAGTATAATTTCACTTTCTAAATACCTTGCAAAAGTATAGATAGTATCAGAAAGTCTGTTTACAAATTTAATTAAATCTGGGCTAATCTCTTCTTCATGAGCTAAATCAAGAATTCTTCTCTCAGCTCTTCTACATACCGTTCTAGCTACATGTAAAGCAGCAGAAGCATGAGAAGTACCTGGAACTATAAAGGCATCTACTTTGTCTATTTTCTTTAAATATTCATCTATCCATCCCTCTAGGGAAGTTACATGTTCAAGAGTTATTCTGTTTTTAAAATTTTCTCCATTTGTAGTTGCAAGTTCTCCTGCTACAAAAAAAAGTTTCTTTTGAATTTTGAATATCTTTTCACTTACATCCTTATCTTCAATAAAATTTCTAGCAAATCCCAGATGAGAGTTTAGCTCATCAATAGTACCATAGGATTCTACTCTAATAGAATTTTTCTTTACTCTAGTACCGTCATATAGTGATGTTTCACCTTTATCTCCAGTTTTCGTATAAATTTTCATTTTCCAGCCTCCTAAGCTATATTATTTTTCCAAATATGAAGTATAATAAGATTTATATTATATATATCCAAAATATTCTTTTTAAAAATAAATTATTTGGAGGTTATATCATGTCAAAAGTCGAACATGGTGCTAATCTATTTGAGCTTGCATCGAAATATGGTTTTAATATAGATGAAATTATGGATTTCAGTTCAAATATCAATCCTTTTGGCGCTAGTCCAAAAGCACTTAGCGAGATTTCAAAAAAACCGAACCTAGTTTCTATTTACCCAGATCCTTCGTATACTGAATTAAAGCAAGCTATTAGCACTTATACTCATGCAGCAGAAGACAATATTCTGCTTGGCAGTGGAGCTACAGGTCTAATTTCAGGCTTTATAAAATATGTACATCCTCAAAATTCTATGATTTTATCACCTGCCTACTCAGAATATAAAAGAGAGCTAACAAAAATAAGCTCAAATATTTTCGAGCTTTTTTTATCTGAAAGCAATGAGTTTAAGCCCGATATAGCTTCAATAATAGATTATGCAAATTCAAATAAATGTGACCTAATAGTTATTTGTAACCCAAATAACCCTACTGGAAGCATCTTAACTTCTGAGGAAATAAAACAAATACTTCAAAATACAGATGCTTACATTTTAGTTGATGAAACCTATATTGAATTTACAGACCAAAGCATCTACTCTAGCAGTGTTTTAGTCGATGAATTTTCAAAGCTATTTGTCATAAGAGGTACAAGCAAATTCTTCTCTACTCCTGGCATAAGGCTTGGATACGCATTATCGAGTGATTCCAATATAAAATCCTATCTTCAGAGTGATATGAATTTGTGGAGTATAAATATATTTGCAGATAGAATGGGACAGCTTATGTTCTTAGATGAGCAATATCAAGCTGAAACCTTTGAGCTTATTGAGGCTGAAAGAAGCTTTATTTTTAATGAGTTATCTAAAATAAACCAGCTAAAGGTATACCCT
The sequence above is a segment of the Acetoanaerobium noterae genome. Coding sequences within it:
- a CDS encoding TIGR01906 family membrane protein; its protein translation is MKTLNYIVLVLSIIFVLLFTSIEIVSVLKPLYEGQYKSNKVYDVAYVKDYPVAQVTDDIILYLADIINDMNQRGFFKDREHVHMIDVKFLFDLGKIVRLFNIIIIAYLISRLSREEDFVKKYRISYIGVIGIIVVVATIISKNFSAAFVKFHHIFFNNDYWILYPSESIIINLMPERFFMSFTVYIGMIFAALSILFYLGVSNLHWRSVD
- the hpt gene encoding hypoxanthine phosphoribosyltransferase; this translates as MNVSKVMISKEEIELKVKEIASKIEKDYEGQELFVIGVLKGACVFVSDLIREINLPVTLDFMAVSSYGMSTESSGIVRIIKDLDMDITGMNVLIVEDIIDTGLTLNYLREYLAARHVKSLKICTLLDKPQRRKCDVLADYVGFSIEDKFIVGYGIDCKEQYRNLPYIAAVED
- a CDS encoding GAF domain-containing protein — encoded protein: MGENDLSIKLNTIVEISQLVTSSKSFYSIKDKVVDKMLNVISPKKACVNIFDRYEYKYAYLVCKDTLEYIPKLFEKDQTPQGPKIHIDIYPPYIKEAIETKKPIYIKRLSDDPRASGELEIANKEGYIGRAVFPLISSNSVVGFMTCFLEEGEELSSTDVDFIDSVALLLGLSMEITRYNGDIDRIVKKLREAIASIAKATDELYKNKGIDSFFTMISEQVCKLTNSEASLIVVEDHDIRVNTMAKFGKIEDFSHIVEFVFNEENKQRDVKLFSKKDLPKHIVDMGITSLIFEPLKKENAVIGHLIAINSKKYYNDDLKILAIYASQIVLSLIMYINSRRIFDNKLMERDLEIVGKQQELIMSDKHMRLDGCVAIDYYYSPSR
- a CDS encoding pyridoxal phosphate-dependent aminotransferase; this encodes MSKVEHGANLFELASKYGFNIDEIMDFSSNINPFGASPKALSEISKKPNLVSIYPDPSYTELKQAISTYTHAAEDNILLGSGATGLISGFIKYVHPQNSMILSPAYSEYKRELTKISSNIFELFLSESNEFKPDIASIIDYANSNKCDLIVICNPNNPTGSILTSEEIKQILQNTDAYILVDETYIEFTDQSIYSSSVLVDEFSKLFVIRGTSKFFSTPGIRLGYALSSDSNIKSYLQSDMNLWSINIFADRMGQLMFLDEQYQAETFELIEAERSFIFNELSKINQLKVYPSKGNFILSKILNPKLTAYELYQALLPYKIIIRNCSNFPGLDDSYFRVCVLKPEENKLLIEKLNDIFSK
- a CDS encoding PP2C family protein-serine/threonine phosphatase encodes the protein MDDSRAIVFIADVMGHGILSNYFVAMMKGVLKTLLSEELTPSNILNRMNRILYNDLDALNLFITARIMYLDFDKNIAISSNAGHLFPLSFFRDEAGNLKYSAMQTDEGIPLGVMEDAEYEQHTYDISDVEMIALYTDGIIEAGNIDELEYGTEGLAEFLITNSDKTGEEICDMISDEMHRFTGTQYMEDDVMLVIVKREMKECD
- a CDS encoding flavodoxin family protein; translated protein: MDIMIINASPRKSGNTSYLADEALKILNRHGIQPTYINLRTLDFEPCIACGYCDKTGKCFMKDDMTPLYEKINKSCGTIVLSPVFFDGVPAKLKAFVDRTQAFYASKYILNEPSIDRYKKRFGLLVSLGGAKPYETQFVGNKTIMEFYFRCINTKLLNHLQISDIDNSPVWDREDFLKNYENEIEELIKNMKASMC
- a CDS encoding cob(I)yrinic acid a,c-diamide adenosyltransferase; amino-acid sequence: MKIYTKTGDKGETSLYDGTRVKKNSIRVESYGTIDELNSHLGFARNFIEDKDVSEKIFKIQKKLFFVAGELATTNGENFKNRITLEHVTSLEGWIDEYLKKIDKVDAFIVPGTSHASAALHVARTVCRRAERRILDLAHEEEISPDLIKFVNRLSDTIYTFARYLESEIILMNFEEMGKEKL
- the pduL gene encoding phosphate propanoyltransferase, with the translated sequence MKLPIALSNRHLHLSQEHIEILFGSGYELTPSKDLSQPGQYACEEKVDLVGPKGTLKGVRVLGPARKQTQVEVSLADARALGVKAPVRDSGDIDNSPGAKLVGPAGEVELEKGIIVASRHIHMNMEDAEKFGVKDMDIVDVETGGERAVVFKNVLVRANPSYALEMHVDLEEGNAAGVANGDLVELIKIG